In a single window of the Bacillota bacterium genome:
- a CDS encoding DUF441 domain-containing protein — MDGFPLLVVLAVGLVFGNTLIAGAAAALLFIQAAGLDFLGTFLEQRALQFGLVLLMIAVLSPLSTKQMTMDDVIRAFRTWPGLLAVVGGAAATYVNGQGVQLLQARPDIIAGILVGTVIGVLLLRGIPVGPLAAAGITALLLRLVGWK, encoded by the coding sequence ATGGACGGCTTTCCACTTCTCGTTGTCCTCGCTGTAGGGCTTGTGTTCGGGAACACTCTCATCGCGGGCGCGGCCGCAGCGCTTCTCTTCATACAGGCTGCCGGGCTTGACTTTCTCGGCACCTTCCTCGAACAGCGGGCGCTCCAGTTCGGGCTGGTCCTGCTCATGATCGCCGTCCTGTCACCGCTATCGACGAAGCAGATGACCATGGACGATGTGATCCGCGCGTTCCGGACGTGGCCAGGCCTGCTCGCGGTCGTCGGCGGCGCGGCAGCGACTTACGTTAACGGCCAGGGTGTCCAGCTTCTTCAGGCGCGCCCTGATATAATAGCGGGGATCCTCGTGGGAACAGTCATCGGCGTGCTGTTGCTCCGCGGAATCCCGGTCGGCCCGCTCGCAGCCGCAGGCATCACTGCGCTTCTCCTACGCCTGGTGGGGTGGAAGTAG
- a CDS encoding MFS transporter: protein MRLRDALPFAVLCTVPFILVLGNSMLIPVLPRVRAALHLTQAQTGLFITAFSVPAGLTIMLVGALSDRIGRKRVMVPSLVTYGIGGILAALAALFLEHPYWLILAARVVQGIGAAGTGPIATAVAGDMFQSQERTRAVGILEASNGLGKVISPVLGAGAALVAWWAPFLLFAVVALPSAAGVWAFCPESAPSPAQRVGVRAYFADLATAFREKRGSLAACYAAGAIVLFVLFGVLFYVSDTLEERHRIGGVVKGILISIPVFVMSVTSLLTGLVLERRVTWLKASVVIGLALVAGSLGLLAFVSKVVWLAILTAVIGLGSGLVLPSINTMVTSASSGRLRGMVTSVYGAVRFLGVAAGPPVFGLIMDSRRVPVFLPAAVAAGVCALLVLLALDQELLTPPKSKS, encoded by the coding sequence ATGCGACTGAGAGACGCTTTACCCTTTGCGGTCCTTTGTACCGTGCCGTTCATCCTCGTCCTGGGCAACTCCATGCTCATTCCAGTGCTACCCAGAGTGAGGGCGGCGTTGCACCTGACGCAGGCGCAGACGGGCCTTTTCATAACCGCGTTCTCTGTTCCGGCGGGCTTGACCATCATGCTGGTAGGCGCTCTCTCCGACCGGATAGGCCGTAAGCGGGTGATGGTCCCAAGCCTGGTCACGTACGGGATAGGTGGCATCCTGGCTGCCCTTGCAGCATTGTTCCTGGAGCATCCGTACTGGCTCATCCTCGCCGCAAGGGTCGTCCAAGGCATAGGCGCGGCCGGCACAGGCCCCATAGCCACTGCGGTCGCCGGGGACATGTTCCAGTCACAGGAGAGGACCAGGGCCGTCGGCATACTCGAGGCCTCAAACGGGCTTGGCAAAGTGATAAGTCCGGTGCTCGGCGCCGGCGCGGCGCTGGTGGCATGGTGGGCTCCGTTCCTGCTATTCGCTGTGGTGGCATTGCCCTCTGCAGCCGGGGTTTGGGCGTTCTGTCCCGAGTCGGCACCATCTCCCGCTCAGCGGGTCGGTGTGCGCGCCTACTTTGCCGATCTTGCGACCGCGTTCAGGGAGAAGCGCGGGTCCCTTGCGGCATGTTACGCCGCGGGTGCGATCGTGCTGTTCGTGCTGTTCGGCGTGCTCTTCTACGTTTCGGACACGTTGGAGGAGCGCCACAGGATCGGCGGCGTGGTCAAAGGCATCCTCATTTCGATCCCCGTGTTCGTGATGTCCGTGACATCCCTTCTCACAGGGCTCGTCCTGGAAAGGCGCGTCACGTGGCTCAAAGCATCCGTCGTGATAGGGCTTGCTCTCGTGGCCGGATCCCTCGGGCTCCTTGCGTTTGTATCCAAAGTGGTGTGGCTGGCGATCCTGACGGCTGTAATCGGGCTCGGGAGCGGTCTTGTGCTGCCCTCTATCAACACGATGGTAACGAGCGCCTCGAGCGGGCGGCTGCGTGGAATGGTGACCTCGGTGTACGGGGCCGTCCGGTTCCTTGGAGTCGCAGCCGGTCCTCCCGTGTTCGGCCTCATCATGGACTCGCGTCGCGTCCCCGTATTCCTCCCCGCGGCGGTGGCGGCGGGCGTCTGCGCTCTCCTAGTGCTCCTCGCGCTCGATCAGGAGCTGCTCACACCGCCGAAATCGAAGTCTTGA
- a CDS encoding DUF1343 domain-containing protein, with the protein MPVKTGLEVLVGEDFEPLAGKRVGLITNHTGVDSRSRSAIDILAESDRVRLVAIFGPEHGVRGTAQAGEKVASGMDEKTGLPVHSLYGDTTRPTPEMLVGVDALVYDIQDVGVRFYTYVSTMAHAMQAAAAHDLEFFVLDRPNPLGGLVTEGPVLKNEFASFVGVYPIPVRYGLTVGELAGLLSTEFGIGARLRVIRMEGWRRDMWFDDTGLQWVKPSPNLPTLASAAVYPGTCFIEGFANVSEGRGTDRPFEWVGAPWIDGEALARRLNTLELPGVRFAGRQLTPAFSKNAGVPCGGVEIVVTDREAFRPVGTGLHLVAAILDMGRGRAVWAHGGSHFDRLMGTDEVRTMLQQGVNARDIVASWEEDLEAFREMRERHLLYR; encoded by the coding sequence GTGCCGGTGAAGACAGGGTTGGAGGTGCTCGTCGGAGAAGACTTCGAGCCGCTTGCCGGAAAGCGGGTCGGGCTCATCACGAACCACACGGGCGTGGATTCGCGCTCTAGGAGCGCAATCGATATCCTGGCTGAAAGCGACAGGGTGAGGCTTGTGGCCATCTTCGGTCCCGAGCACGGCGTGCGCGGCACTGCCCAAGCGGGGGAGAAGGTGGCGTCGGGGATGGATGAGAAGACCGGGCTGCCCGTGCACAGTCTGTACGGCGATACCACGAGGCCCACCCCTGAGATGTTGGTCGGCGTGGACGCGCTGGTGTACGACATCCAGGATGTTGGCGTGAGGTTCTACACGTACGTGTCGACGATGGCCCACGCCATGCAGGCCGCGGCAGCACATGACCTGGAGTTCTTTGTGCTCGATCGGCCGAATCCACTGGGAGGGCTGGTAACGGAGGGGCCTGTCCTCAAGAATGAGTTTGCGTCGTTCGTGGGCGTCTACCCGATACCGGTGAGGTATGGCCTGACCGTGGGCGAGCTCGCCGGCCTTCTCAGCACGGAGTTCGGGATAGGGGCGCGTCTTCGTGTCATCCGGATGGAGGGGTGGCGCCGTGACATGTGGTTTGACGACACAGGACTGCAGTGGGTGAAGCCTTCACCTAACCTTCCTACGCTAGCGAGCGCCGCTGTCTACCCGGGGACGTGCTTCATCGAGGGGTTCGCCAACGTATCCGAGGGGCGCGGCACCGACCGCCCGTTTGAGTGGGTGGGCGCGCCGTGGATCGATGGGGAGGCACTCGCGCGCAGGCTGAACACGCTGGAACTGCCGGGGGTGAGATTCGCCGGGCGCCAGCTCACGCCCGCCTTTTCGAAGAACGCCGGCGTGCCGTGCGGCGGGGTGGAGATCGTGGTGACGGACAGAGAAGCTTTCCGACCCGTCGGGACGGGGCTTCATCTGGTGGCTGCCATCCTGGATATGGGTCGTGGGCGTGCGGTGTGGGCGCATGGGGGAAGTCACTTCGACAGACTCATGGGCACTGACGAGGTGCGCACCATGCTACAGCAGGGAGTGAACGCAAGGGACATCGTCGCGTCGTGGGAAGAAGACCTCGAGGCCTTTCGGGAGATGAGAGAGAGGCATCTTCTGTACCGATAG
- a CDS encoding ABC transporter permease, translating to MSLFTIVWDGIRRRKIRSALSILGIAIASTALFSLLALKLGYERGMRAELEGMGAQIVAVAKGCPYEAIAVIMTGGQVPATLPENVVEEIRNLPNVASASPNVYGAYEYLGLSHPLIGITPEELRLKSWWKVRGRFPRDFGEVVLGSVEAKVFAEKSSEFNEIGDSITAVVGGKPVSLKVVGILETTGSKDDYSTYTTLQTAQELLNLRGRVVAVNVRVKDISTVPETIEAIEEIPDVQAVTVAQVLGTLRNLVQAGQSMLILVMLVALVIGGLGTMNTMLMAVFERTREIGLLKAIGASRWQIFKIFLCEGLGMCFFGGLLGAGAGSLATLMGDAILRRFVSVMPTQSVGQPSLHAAFVSVLFPVGVGVLAALYPALRAAWLSPIQALRSE from the coding sequence ATGAGCTTGTTCACGATCGTCTGGGACGGGATCAGACGCCGAAAGATCCGTTCCGCGCTTTCCATCCTCGGAATCGCCATCGCCTCCACGGCTCTTTTCAGTCTGCTCGCCCTAAAGCTAGGCTATGAACGGGGCATGCGCGCGGAGCTGGAAGGCATGGGCGCCCAGATAGTCGCTGTGGCCAAGGGCTGCCCGTACGAAGCGATCGCCGTGATAATGACCGGCGGCCAGGTGCCCGCAACTCTGCCTGAGAACGTGGTGGAAGAGATCCGGAACCTTCCCAATGTCGCAAGCGCATCTCCGAACGTGTACGGCGCTTACGAGTACTTGGGCCTTTCGCACCCGCTAATCGGCATAACACCCGAGGAGCTCAGACTCAAGTCCTGGTGGAAAGTGCGGGGACGCTTTCCCCGGGACTTCGGTGAAGTCGTCCTCGGTAGCGTGGAGGCGAAGGTTTTTGCGGAGAAGAGCAGTGAGTTCAATGAGATCGGCGACTCGATCACCGCAGTGGTCGGGGGGAAGCCTGTCTCTCTCAAGGTCGTTGGCATCCTCGAGACCACCGGCTCGAAAGACGACTATTCCACTTACACCACTCTCCAAACCGCGCAAGAGCTCCTGAACCTGAGGGGTCGTGTCGTGGCGGTGAACGTCAGGGTCAAAGACATCAGCACCGTTCCGGAGACGATCGAGGCCATCGAGGAGATCCCGGACGTGCAGGCTGTCACCGTGGCCCAGGTGCTCGGGACGCTTCGGAACCTCGTCCAGGCGGGGCAGAGTATGCTGATCCTCGTAATGCTGGTTGCGCTTGTCATCGGCGGGCTTGGCACGATGAACACCATGCTCATGGCGGTTTTCGAAAGAACCCGTGAAATCGGTCTATTGAAGGCCATCGGCGCCTCGCGGTGGCAGATCTTCAAGATCTTCCTCTGCGAGGGCTTGGGCATGTGCTTCTTCGGGGGCTTGTTGGGGGCGGGCGCCGGTTCATTGGCTACCCTGATGGGTGATGCAATCTTGAGACGGTTCGTTTCGGTCATGCCTACCCAGTCCGTCGGCCAACCCTCGCTGCACGCGGCTTTCGTTTCGGTGCTCTTCCCGGTGGGCGTGGGGGTTCTGGCGGCTCTCTACCCTGCCCTGCGCGCCGCCTGGCTGAGTCCCATCCAAGCTCTGAGGAGTGAATGA
- a CDS encoding ABC transporter ATP-binding protein produces MVNVENLSKVYRRGREEVRALAGLSLHIQAGELVGILGPSGSGKSTLLNIIGLLDRPTSGRVLIAGRPVEQLGPREADLVRRKTIGFVFQQFLLVPTMTALENVMLPMYFAGDPCARDKAAGLLRRVGLGDRMFHLPSQMSGGEIQRVAVARALANEPSVLLADEPTGNLDSSTAEDVFGLLREVNRTGTTVIVVTHNSELAGLLPRTIVMRDGRVTRDVKKSSAA; encoded by the coding sequence GTGGTAAACGTCGAGAATCTGAGCAAAGTGTACCGACGTGGGAGAGAAGAGGTCCGCGCGCTAGCCGGTCTATCACTGCACATTCAGGCGGGCGAGCTCGTGGGGATCCTTGGACCCTCTGGTTCGGGAAAGTCGACTCTCTTGAACATCATCGGCCTGCTCGACCGGCCAACGAGTGGCCGCGTGCTCATCGCGGGCCGTCCGGTAGAGCAACTGGGCCCGCGGGAAGCGGACCTCGTGCGTCGGAAGACCATCGGTTTCGTTTTCCAACAGTTTCTCCTGGTCCCCACCATGACGGCACTTGAAAACGTCATGTTACCGATGTATTTCGCCGGTGATCCCTGTGCTCGCGATAAGGCCGCAGGGCTGCTCCGCAGGGTCGGTCTGGGCGACCGCATGTTTCATCTGCCGTCCCAGATGAGCGGCGGTGAGATCCAGCGGGTTGCGGTGGCCAGAGCCCTCGCAAACGAGCCGTCGGTTCTCCTTGCCGACGAGCCCACGGGCAACCTGGATAGCAGCACCGCCGAGGATGTGTTCGGCCTGCTGCGGGAGGTCAACAGAACGGGTACCACGGTGATAGTCGTGACACACAACTCGGAGCTGGCCGGCTTGTTGCCTCGTACGATCGTGATGCGAGACGGGAGAGTGACGAGGGATGTCAAGAAGAGCTCGGCTGCTTAG
- a CDS encoding DUF4920 domain-containing protein, which translates to MSRRARLLRWVIGMSVVVALALTAVIAVRGAGGATRYGAPVGAGGAEVVELANIFADTTSYNGRRVVVSGRVGQVCQTSGCWITLTDGANQLFVQFYDFTVKVRPGARVRVQGTVRVINSAPYLVGEGLEVNG; encoded by the coding sequence ATGTCAAGAAGAGCTCGGCTGCTTAGATGGGTGATCGGTATGTCAGTCGTTGTGGCGCTAGCGCTAACCGCAGTGATCGCGGTGCGTGGCGCCGGAGGGGCGACAAGATACGGCGCCCCCGTGGGCGCGGGCGGAGCTGAGGTTGTCGAGCTGGCCAACATTTTCGCTGATACCACCAGCTACAACGGAAGGAGGGTCGTCGTCAGTGGGCGGGTAGGGCAGGTGTGCCAGACTTCGGGGTGCTGGATCACGCTTACGGACGGCGCAAACCAGCTATTCGTTCAGTTCTATGATTTCACGGTCAAGGTCAGGCCGGGAGCCCGGGTCCGCGTACAGGGCACTGTCCGCGTGATCAACAGTGCTCCATATCTCGTCGGTGAGGGTTTGGAAGTCAATGGATGA
- a CDS encoding BlaI/MecI/CopY family transcriptional regulator: MSEERRIGRRLHVLLPQFQVMYNGRSDELGVVAVFRLLEFKPGRKGLGKVLGDLEAEIMEEVWARGTCTVRDIYEGLRMRRRIAYTTVMTVMSRLAEKGLLAKGKEGAAFVYRPQVSKDEFRREVAAEVITGLLDGFGKEAIFQLVSAADRADPEIMEQLERAIAERRKKK; this comes from the coding sequence ATGAGCGAGGAACGCAGAATAGGGCGCCGCCTTCATGTACTTCTCCCGCAGTTCCAAGTGATGTACAATGGAAGAAGCGACGAACTGGGAGTGGTGGCAGTGTTTCGCTTGCTTGAATTCAAGCCGGGCAGGAAGGGCCTCGGCAAGGTGCTGGGCGACCTGGAGGCGGAGATCATGGAAGAGGTGTGGGCGAGGGGCACCTGCACAGTTCGAGACATATACGAGGGACTCCGCATGAGAAGGCGGATCGCCTACACGACCGTCATGACGGTGATGTCGCGGCTCGCTGAGAAGGGATTGCTCGCCAAGGGCAAGGAGGGAGCGGCCTTCGTCTACCGTCCGCAGGTCTCGAAGGACGAGTTCAGGCGGGAAGTGGCAGCGGAGGTCATCACAGGACTGCTCGACGGATTCGGTAAGGAAGCCATCTTTCAGCTCGTGTCCGCGGCGGATCGGGCGGATCCTGAGATCATGGAACAGCTCGAACGCGCCATTGCGGAACGCAGGAAGAAAAAGTAG
- a CDS encoding M48 family metalloprotease: MHSLLQHPYLTYTFLVSSALAVLVAILVRVVPPRSVQRSWVYAIPVVVPVVSYVVNYVIIGKACEYSQSDYGYIGFLRGFPSYHLLCRFNRMIAPWVAQLSLAWLAVSLSAHALAWWRRVRLQRCLLSAARDDARAKAVLDNLCEELDIRLPELRVIDYPGPLMFAGGTRDRVITVSTGALDLLEDNELRAAFAHELAHIRRSRNIINRLVPLCRNLTLFSPAALWSYEMFRAEEEQACDAMAAAQTGLGVELASAIVKFMYHATRLRLEHSVASLVPVLLPRGNPAIVRVRRLLDGPDSVNGLASWIYSLLFLLAVGMVFVC; encoded by the coding sequence GTGCATTCGCTCCTTCAACATCCTTACTTGACATACACTTTCCTCGTGTCTTCGGCGCTGGCCGTGCTCGTCGCGATTCTGGTCAGAGTCGTGCCGCCGAGGAGCGTCCAACGCAGTTGGGTCTATGCGATCCCCGTCGTGGTGCCCGTGGTCTCGTACGTCGTCAATTACGTCATCATCGGCAAGGCCTGCGAGTACAGTCAAAGCGATTACGGTTACATCGGCTTTCTCAGGGGATTTCCGTCATATCACTTGCTGTGCAGGTTCAATCGCATGATTGCGCCATGGGTGGCGCAGCTCTCCCTGGCTTGGCTGGCCGTTTCGCTTTCTGCACACGCGCTGGCTTGGTGGCGCAGAGTCAGACTGCAAAGATGCCTACTGTCCGCAGCGCGCGACGATGCAAGGGCAAAGGCGGTGCTGGACAATCTCTGTGAGGAGCTCGATATTCGCTTGCCCGAGCTCCGAGTGATAGACTACCCTGGTCCGCTGATGTTCGCGGGAGGAACCCGCGACCGCGTCATAACCGTATCTACGGGAGCTCTCGATCTGCTGGAGGACAACGAGCTGCGCGCCGCCTTCGCCCACGAACTCGCCCACATCAGGCGCAGTCGGAACATAATAAACAGGCTTGTCCCGCTCTGTCGCAACCTCACTCTCTTCTCCCCGGCCGCGCTATGGTCGTACGAGATGTTCAGAGCAGAAGAAGAACAGGCGTGCGACGCTATGGCGGCAGCCCAGACCGGGCTCGGAGTCGAGCTCGCTTCGGCCATCGTCAAGTTCATGTATCACGCGACCCGTTTGAGATTGGAGCATTCCGTCGCATCGCTAGTGCCTGTGCTTCTTCCGCGCGGAAACCCAGCGATAGTTCGTGTGAGGCGACTCCTGGACGGGCCGGACTCGGTCAACGGACTTGCGTCCTGGATCTACTCGCTCTTGTTCCTGCTCGCTGTGGGCATGGTCTTTGTATGTTAG
- a CDS encoding metalloregulator ArsR/SmtB family transcription factor: MGAIEETVRVLQALGQDTRFKIFKVLCGRTFCVCELEEIFGITQPAISHHLAILKDAGLVGDSREGQWVFYEAKAERLRESWQALTGILDAPVDKTPGMEALAAKVKEIERNPRAPRRCK, translated from the coding sequence ATGGGCGCGATTGAAGAGACGGTGAGAGTGTTACAAGCCCTCGGGCAGGATACGAGGTTCAAGATCTTCAAGGTGCTCTGCGGAAGGACCTTTTGCGTGTGCGAGCTCGAAGAGATCTTCGGGATAACACAGCCTGCCATCTCCCATCACCTTGCCATCCTGAAAGACGCGGGCTTGGTGGGCGATTCACGGGAGGGTCAATGGGTATTCTACGAAGCGAAAGCCGAGCGGCTCCGAGAGAGCTGGCAAGCGCTCACTGGCATTCTCGACGCGCCCGTAGACAAGACCCCGGGGATGGAGGCCCTTGCGGCCAAGGTGAAGGAGATCGAGAGGAACCCAAGAGCGCCGCGACGGTGCAAGTAG